A section of the Metabacillus endolithicus genome encodes:
- a CDS encoding sugar hydrolase, which yields MMQKTEQTIVRNEEFITKAEELMPQFFEQTVQPKHIIDVIPDSNVIHGWKVNTIEAADNMTNKNYGKGDTVVLDFGTHLVGYLSLNIKPIGSPPDAPLHLKLTFGEMPVEMAEPFSEYDGWLSSSWLQEEVMHIDVMPTKLELPRRYSFRYLKIEVLNTSPKYRVSFENITCKTVTSADVSKVKKLNHEDSLIEKIDQVSIKTLEDCMQEVFEDGPKRDRRLWLGDLRLQALANYETFETNDLVKRCLYLFAGVPEENGKVAANLFIAPSLIADDTYLFDYSLLFTTTLFDYYEATKDIETLNDLWPLAYKQVELALERLDDNGIVKDDTTWWSFIDWHEKLNKQAPSQAILIYTMRRASELAKIVNSEKSHLLSEKLQDVIKATLFHLWDEDQGFFVSGENRQVSWATQIWMVHAEVFDSENSQKLMNHLLATRPEIGLTTPYMYHYLVEALLLVGEREQAISQLKAYWGEMIKDGADTFWELYDPENKDFSPYGSYLINSYCHAWSCTPTYLIRKYDL from the coding sequence ATGATGCAAAAAACTGAACAAACAATTGTTAGAAATGAAGAGTTTATTACAAAAGCTGAAGAACTTATGCCTCAATTTTTTGAGCAAACAGTTCAACCTAAACATATCATTGACGTTATTCCCGATTCTAATGTGATTCACGGATGGAAAGTAAATACTATTGAAGCTGCTGACAACATGACAAATAAAAACTATGGGAAAGGAGATACAGTTGTTCTTGATTTTGGAACACATTTAGTAGGTTATTTATCGTTGAACATTAAACCAATTGGAAGTCCACCGGATGCTCCATTACATCTTAAGTTAACCTTCGGGGAAATGCCCGTTGAAATGGCGGAGCCATTTTCAGAATACGATGGTTGGCTTAGCTCTTCTTGGTTACAAGAAGAAGTGATGCATATTGATGTGATGCCAACAAAGCTAGAACTTCCACGCCGTTATAGCTTTCGTTATTTAAAGATCGAAGTGCTAAATACATCACCAAAATATCGAGTTTCTTTCGAAAATATCACATGCAAAACGGTTACTTCAGCAGATGTCTCAAAAGTAAAAAAATTAAATCATGAAGATTCATTAATAGAGAAAATAGACCAAGTTAGTATTAAAACTCTTGAGGATTGTATGCAGGAAGTGTTTGAAGACGGCCCTAAACGTGACCGCCGCTTGTGGCTAGGAGATTTAAGATTGCAGGCATTAGCGAATTACGAAACCTTTGAAACAAATGATCTTGTAAAAAGATGTTTATATTTATTCGCAGGTGTTCCTGAAGAAAACGGAAAAGTGGCAGCGAATTTATTTATTGCTCCATCACTCATTGCCGATGATACGTATTTGTTCGATTATTCGCTATTATTTACAACAACATTATTTGATTATTATGAAGCAACCAAAGATATAGAAACACTAAATGACTTATGGCCATTAGCATACAAGCAGGTTGAGCTTGCCTTAGAGCGTTTGGATGACAATGGAATTGTGAAAGATGATACTACATGGTGGTCATTTATTGATTGGCATGAAAAGCTAAACAAACAAGCACCTTCACAAGCCATCTTAATTTACACAATGAGAAGAGCAAGTGAATTAGCGAAAATAGTAAATAGTGAGAAAAGTCATTTATTGTCAGAAAAACTGCAAGATGTTATTAAGGCAACACTGTTTCATCTTTGGGATGAAGACCAAGGCTTTTTTGTTAGCGGTGAGAATCGTCAAGTCTCATGGGCAACTCAAATATGGATGGTCCATGCTGAGGTGTTTGATTCTGAGAATAGTCAAAAGCTTATGAACCATTTATTAGCAACAAGGCCTGAGATTGGATTAACAACTCCATATATGTATCATTATCTTGTTGAGGCTTTATTATTAGTTGGTGAAAGAGAACAAGCCATTTCTCAACTAAAGGCTTATTGGGGTGAAATGATTAAGGATGGTGCGGATACATTTTGGGAGCTGTATGATCCTGAAAATAAAGATTTCTCTCCATATGGAAGCTATTTAATTAATAGTTATTGTCATGCTTGGAGTTGTACTCCAACTTACCTTATTCGAAAATATGACCTATAA
- a CDS encoding cache domain-containing sensor histidine kinase codes for MKEALRRILYLLRPRKIRNKYFLFMIMLSIPPLFILGFISFNIAKNTLVDKQVQSTQEHLRTSSEVADLLFDNIIKMERLISWNDGIRQALIDSSEVGGNREIDDETGERMNNLISSYLIDTQDIDSICLFDKDFHSVCYGNSDSYGALEQNGTHQYISLTEWYQKSVEAKGKPVFNSYNVLTNDLQTFSSVKLLKDPQGIFEEEVTGLLVVNVKKSMFSKVFNENDESNFVVLDSDGYSIRPIYTYPQSFSGRIRTNQDKESLINELENDQYIVNSYKNKTTGWSLMLLIEEDNLLKESNQIGRITAIIALIIAIIALYLSFILSGRITRPLRQLKKMVIGGAKELYNDVELTDKDEIGTISETFNRLNVRTKELNEKLVRSELKEREAELRALQAQIKPHFLYNTLDSIYWMATLQNNPEIAKMAFSLSKSFKLSLNSGEELIPVSKELEHIEHYMTIQNLRYNGRFEYIEQVDKELMDVEILKLLIQPLVENAIYHGLEPKEGKGTITVKGRFQDNLIIFNVEDDGVGIDKLKKVDQGYGLRNVRERLTLFYGPSSKLLVTSEVKKGTKVELRFFLRKEE; via the coding sequence ATGAAAGAGGCATTAAGAAGAATCCTATATCTATTACGTCCAAGAAAAATAAGAAATAAATATTTTTTGTTTATGATCATGCTGTCTATTCCACCACTTTTTATTTTAGGATTTATTAGTTTTAATATTGCAAAAAACACACTAGTGGACAAGCAAGTTCAAAGTACTCAAGAGCATCTAAGAACATCAAGTGAAGTGGCAGATCTATTATTTGATAACATTATCAAGATGGAGAGGTTAATTTCCTGGAACGATGGAATTAGGCAAGCGTTAATTGACAGTTCGGAAGTTGGAGGTAATAGAGAAATAGATGATGAAACAGGGGAAAGAATGAACAATTTAATTTCGAGTTATCTTATTGATACGCAGGATATTGACTCGATTTGTTTATTTGATAAAGATTTTCATTCAGTGTGTTATGGAAATTCAGATAGTTACGGAGCTTTGGAACAAAATGGAACACATCAATATATTTCTCTTACTGAATGGTACCAAAAAAGTGTTGAAGCAAAAGGAAAGCCAGTGTTTAATAGCTATAATGTTTTAACAAATGATTTACAAACATTTTCTTCTGTGAAGTTATTAAAAGATCCACAAGGAATTTTTGAAGAAGAGGTGACTGGTTTATTAGTCGTAAACGTCAAGAAATCTATGTTTTCAAAAGTCTTCAATGAAAATGATGAAAGTAACTTTGTAGTCTTAGATTCCGATGGATACAGCATCCGACCAATTTATACGTATCCACAATCATTTTCCGGTCGAATTAGAACAAATCAAGATAAGGAAAGTCTTATTAATGAACTAGAGAATGATCAATATATTGTTAATTCTTATAAAAACAAAACAACAGGTTGGAGTTTAATGCTTTTAATAGAAGAAGATAACCTTTTAAAAGAATCCAATCAGATTGGACGAATTACAGCGATTATAGCCTTGATTATAGCCATCATTGCCCTTTATTTATCATTTATTTTATCTGGTAGGATAACAAGGCCATTACGACAACTTAAAAAGATGGTCATTGGTGGTGCAAAAGAATTATACAACGATGTAGAACTTACTGATAAAGATGAAATTGGAACGATTAGTGAAACATTCAATCGATTGAATGTAAGAACGAAAGAATTAAATGAAAAGCTTGTACGTTCTGAGTTAAAGGAAAGAGAAGCTGAATTAAGAGCTTTACAAGCTCAAATCAAACCGCATTTTCTATACAATACATTAGACTCAATTTACTGGATGGCCACATTGCAAAACAATCCTGAAATTGCAAAGATGGCTTTCTCGCTTTCAAAGAGCTTTAAGTTAAGTTTAAATAGTGGTGAGGAACTGATCCCTGTTTCAAAAGAGTTAGAACATATTGAGCATTATATGACAATCCAAAACTTAAGATATAATGGTCGTTTTGAATATATAGAGCAAGTGGATAAAGAACTAATGGATGTTGAAATTTTAAAATTATTGATACAACCTCTTGTAGAAAATGCTATTTATCACGGCTTAGAACCTAAAGAAGGGAAAGGTACGATTACAGTAAAAGGGAGATTTCAGGATAATCTGATTATCTTTAATGTTGAGGATGATGGAGTGGGAATTGATAAATTAAAGAAAGTGGATCAAGGGTATGGCCTGCGAAATGTACGTGAAAGGTTAACACTTTTTTATGGTCCTAGCAGCAAGCTGTTAGTAACAAGTGAGGTTAAGAAAGGTACAAAGGTAGAGCTTCGTTTCTTTCTTAGAAAGGAGGAGTGA
- a CDS encoding response regulator, giving the protein MLKAAVFDDEFIVTEGLKKMIDWSKYGIELVGTAANGTAALQLFQEQKPDVVFTDIRMPGIDGLQLVEKILSQAPETKCIVFSGFNEFEYVKRLFS; this is encoded by the coding sequence TTGTTAAAAGCTGCAGTTTTTGATGATGAATTTATTGTTACAGAAGGTTTAAAGAAAATGATCGATTGGTCAAAGTACGGAATTGAATTGGTTGGTACAGCAGCTAATGGTACCGCTGCTCTACAACTATTTCAAGAACAAAAACCAGATGTTGTTTTTACAGACATTCGAATGCCTGGGATTGATGGCTTGCAGCTCGTTGAGAAAATCTTATCACAAGCACCAGAAACCAAGTGTATCGTTTTTAGTGGTTTCAATGAATTTGAATATGTTAAACGGCTATTCAGCTAG
- a CDS encoding helix-turn-helix transcriptional regulator — MIEDAIKRILERISKEQTYSTLKLQWENSQEELLQKATLDLIQSGTKYLQKWKELFGENANDIVAVTVLASYSEEFSINEQPSYRVVSFRYGSEFIKVVFHYKREIDEFWNQLLFLSEGISYHIGSGQTYSSVDDVYKSYKDAIEALKYGSFLEKSGWTRYEDVGSNSDLPRQALEQADEIIFYIRTGNKQGLLQQVELYIHELETEKLTRDIAEREILKLVYLALEVAKETGGDIFKMKQSKYLPQVEIREKQKKEEMLNWLRQQMEMIMNWTLEVRDTTKHASVEKAVIFMKQNISRDLTLQEVAEHVGMNATYFSLLFKEEMELSYIKYLTRLRMERAKALLKEGNKVSTVSEMVGYHSSRHFSDVFKKYTGSKPSEFKG, encoded by the coding sequence ATGATCGAAGATGCAATAAAGAGAATTCTAGAAAGAATAAGTAAAGAGCAAACATACTCCACACTAAAATTGCAATGGGAGAATAGTCAGGAAGAGTTGCTGCAAAAGGCTACATTAGACTTAATCCAATCAGGAACTAAATATCTTCAAAAATGGAAAGAGCTGTTTGGAGAAAATGCTAATGACATCGTCGCTGTAACAGTTCTAGCTTCTTATTCTGAAGAGTTTTCCATTAATGAGCAGCCTTCCTACCGGGTCGTATCGTTTCGATATGGATCTGAATTTATAAAAGTGGTTTTTCATTATAAAAGGGAAATCGATGAATTTTGGAATCAGCTGCTGTTCTTATCAGAAGGCATCAGCTATCATATTGGGTCTGGTCAAACCTATTCTTCGGTAGATGATGTGTACAAAAGTTATAAAGATGCAATAGAAGCATTAAAATATGGAAGCTTTCTAGAGAAAAGTGGATGGACTCGTTATGAGGATGTTGGGAGTAATTCTGACCTTCCTCGACAAGCTTTAGAACAAGCAGATGAAATTATATTCTATATCCGTACAGGAAACAAACAAGGATTATTACAACAAGTTGAATTATACATTCATGAGCTTGAAACTGAAAAATTGACTAGAGATATTGCTGAACGCGAAATATTAAAGCTTGTTTATTTAGCTTTGGAAGTGGCAAAGGAAACAGGTGGAGACATTTTTAAGATGAAGCAAAGTAAGTATCTACCTCAAGTTGAGATAAGGGAAAAGCAGAAGAAGGAAGAAATGTTAAACTGGTTACGACAACAAATGGAAATGATTATGAATTGGACATTAGAAGTCCGTGATACAACGAAGCACGCTTCAGTTGAAAAAGCCGTTATTTTCATGAAACAAAATATAAGTCGTGATCTTACTCTTCAAGAAGTAGCAGAACATGTTGGAATGAATGCAACGTATTTTAGTTTATTATTTAAAGAGGAAATGGAGTTATCCTATATTAAGTACCTAACAAGACTCCGTATGGAACGTGCAAAAGCTCTTCTTAAGGAAGGAAATAAGGTATCTACTGTTAGTGAAATGGTAGGATATCATAGCTCTAGACATTTTTCGGACGTATTTAAAAAGTATACTGGATCTAAGCCTAGTGAATTTAAAGGATAA
- a CDS encoding ABC transporter substrate-binding protein has translation MVLKNRKKILSLVTSVALFSGILAGCSGNEGNEKSTGNEGEEAVTLTMLVDNQTQLEGIEAITDAIEEKYNIKTEFETRPGGSEGDNIVKTRLATGDMTDLVWYNSGSLLGALNPEQNFADLTNEPFMENVMDNFKEAVSVNGKVFGIPGNATNAGGWLYNKKVYEELGLSVPKTWDELMANNEKIKEAGKTAVVGTFKDAWTSQLVVLADNYNVLAENPNFPEEFTSNKAKIADTPAALRSFEKLEELHENGYFNEDYLATTYDAGLKMLAEGTGAHYPMLTFSLSALAANYPDQMNDIGFFPQPGDSADKNGLTVWMPGAVYLNKNSENIDAAKKWMEFYVSQEAIDLYSSKVSPDGPFAIKGAELPEDVYGAVKDMLPYYESGNTAPALEFLSPVKGPNLQQITQQVGSGISSAKEGAELYDKDVEKQAKQLGIEGW, from the coding sequence ATGGTTCTTAAAAACAGAAAGAAAATATTATCATTAGTTACATCGGTCGCACTTTTTTCAGGCATTTTAGCTGGATGTAGTGGGAATGAAGGAAATGAAAAGTCAACAGGCAATGAAGGTGAAGAAGCAGTAACACTCACAATGTTAGTTGATAACCAGACACAATTAGAAGGTATCGAAGCAATTACTGATGCAATTGAAGAGAAATATAACATTAAAACTGAATTTGAAACGCGTCCAGGTGGTTCAGAGGGGGATAATATTGTAAAAACTCGTCTAGCAACGGGAGATATGACAGATTTAGTTTGGTATAACTCTGGTTCGCTATTAGGAGCACTTAACCCAGAACAAAACTTCGCTGATTTAACAAACGAGCCTTTTATGGAAAATGTAATGGATAATTTCAAAGAAGCTGTAAGTGTTAATGGTAAAGTATTTGGTATTCCAGGAAATGCAACCAATGCAGGAGGTTGGTTGTATAACAAAAAGGTTTATGAAGAGCTTGGACTTTCAGTACCAAAAACTTGGGATGAATTAATGGCAAATAATGAAAAAATTAAAGAAGCGGGTAAAACTGCAGTAGTTGGAACGTTTAAGGATGCTTGGACATCACAATTAGTTGTACTTGCAGATAATTACAATGTTCTTGCAGAAAATCCTAATTTCCCAGAAGAATTCACATCAAATAAAGCAAAAATTGCTGATACACCTGCTGCACTACGTAGCTTTGAAAAACTAGAAGAATTACATGAAAACGGATATTTTAATGAAGATTATCTTGCAACAACATACGATGCTGGTTTGAAAATGCTAGCGGAAGGTACTGGTGCTCATTATCCAATGTTAACTTTCTCGCTATCTGCTCTAGCTGCTAACTATCCTGATCAAATGAATGATATTGGATTTTTCCCACAACCAGGTGACAGTGCTGACAAAAATGGACTAACTGTTTGGATGCCGGGAGCTGTATACCTTAACAAAAATAGTGAAAATATTGATGCTGCGAAAAAATGGATGGAATTTTATGTTTCACAAGAAGCAATAGATTTGTATAGTTCAAAAGTTAGCCCAGATGGTCCTTTTGCAATAAAAGGTGCAGAACTCCCTGAGGATGTTTACGGCGCAGTAAAAGATATGTTGCCTTATTATGAATCAGGAAACACTGCTCCTGCACTTGAGTTCTTAAGTCCTGTTAAAGGTCCTAACTTACAACAAATTACTCAACAAGTTGGAAGCGGCATTAGCTCTGCGAAAGAAGGAGCTGAGTTATACGATAAAGATGTTGAAAAACAAGCCAAACAACTAGGTATTGAAGGTTGGTAA
- a CDS encoding carbohydrate ABC transporter permease codes for MSNVNVNTSNQTASNKVKTAKKVREFLVECFGVLATLVVFGIPFYFVVVNALKNTKESSLLNMDWPSTIHLMENIQSVLSASDGIIIRAFFNSVMITGFSIILLILFGGAAGYVLQRKVTKATPLFNFLILAGLIIPPAVVPTIWVLQEIGLFKTMPGIVLIEVALNLPFTILLYRGFMVTIPKSLDEAALIDGCGRFRLFFNIILPLLKPVSATVIVLTAVNVYNDFVNPLYFFPGRENATLQLTLYNFMSAYNTQWNLLFTNVLLISIPPLILFILFNKKIVAGMTAGSVK; via the coding sequence ATGAGTAACGTGAACGTAAATACCTCAAATCAAACTGCATCAAATAAAGTGAAAACAGCAAAAAAAGTAAGGGAATTTTTAGTAGAGTGCTTCGGAGTATTAGCAACATTAGTTGTGTTTGGAATCCCTTTTTATTTTGTTGTTGTGAACGCTTTAAAAAATACAAAAGAATCGTCTCTATTAAATATGGATTGGCCTAGTACAATTCATTTAATGGAAAACATTCAAAGTGTGTTAAGTGCTTCAGACGGAATAATTATTCGTGCATTTTTTAATAGTGTAATGATTACTGGATTCTCTATTATTCTTTTAATTTTATTTGGTGGTGCTGCTGGCTATGTGTTGCAGCGTAAAGTAACAAAAGCTACTCCACTTTTTAACTTTTTAATCTTAGCAGGACTAATCATTCCTCCAGCTGTTGTACCAACAATTTGGGTATTACAAGAAATCGGCCTATTTAAAACTATGCCAGGTATTGTTTTAATTGAAGTTGCACTTAACTTACCATTTACTATTCTCTTATATCGTGGGTTTATGGTTACAATCCCGAAATCACTGGACGAAGCTGCATTAATAGATGGTTGTGGTCGATTTCGATTATTTTTTAATATCATCTTACCGTTGCTAAAACCAGTTTCGGCAACAGTTATTGTATTAACAGCGGTAAACGTTTATAACGACTTTGTAAATCCGTTATATTTCTTCCCAGGAAGAGAAAACGCAACTCTACAGTTAACTCTTTATAATTTTATGAGTGCGTACAACACTCAGTGGAACTTACTATTCACTAATGTATTGTTAATTTCAATTCCACCTCTGATTTTGTTTATATTATTTAATAAAAAAATTGTAGCTGGAATGACGGCAGGATCTGTTAAGTAA
- a CDS encoding alpha-L-rhamnosidase N-terminal domain-containing protein: MEWKANWIWDKSGDHPRNQWSCFRKTFSVLSEYESVTLSISADTKYTVYINGVYLGSGPVRGWTSEWYFDQYELSGLNQGENVIAILVNHYGIGTMHYIEGHGGLISQVDFYNKDRLINQLITDETWKTSNHKGFVKETVKMSNCLAWAEIYDANLFPNDWEKPDFDDTSWNNSEIIGSYGMAPWNNLIPRDIPGLTNEPTFPKSVLSLKEVQPIAQHYSIDLGPTFFKGEFASNSGKIMQGYVVTEIHSNQEMEGVMTLIFDAHAEAKWEFKLTGVEYKTQNGKYEKVKLRKGSNLLIIDVSGSFHEPIMSLAFDFPEKIELNAPFWGDKSNFLAIGPFYTDTRLQIGKPVPKTIPLTKEYLQMSEVSSLNELEAFIK, encoded by the coding sequence ATGGAATGGAAAGCTAATTGGATTTGGGATAAGAGTGGGGATCATCCAAGAAATCAGTGGTCTTGTTTCAGAAAAACATTTTCTGTTCTTTCTGAGTATGAATCTGTAACATTATCAATCTCTGCTGATACAAAGTATACCGTATATATAAATGGTGTGTATTTAGGATCGGGTCCAGTACGTGGTTGGACATCTGAATGGTATTTTGACCAATATGAATTAAGTGGATTGAACCAAGGAGAAAATGTTATTGCAATACTTGTTAATCACTATGGGATCGGCACAATGCATTATATAGAGGGACACGGTGGTTTAATATCACAAGTTGATTTTTACAATAAAGATCGACTGATCAATCAACTAATAACTGACGAAACTTGGAAAACATCAAATCATAAAGGTTTTGTTAAGGAAACTGTAAAAATGTCTAACTGTCTTGCATGGGCAGAAATTTATGATGCGAATTTATTTCCTAATGATTGGGAAAAACCAGATTTTGACGATACATCTTGGAATAATTCCGAAATTATTGGTTCTTATGGGATGGCCCCTTGGAATAATCTTATTCCTAGAGATATTCCAGGATTAACAAATGAACCAACTTTTCCTAAAAGTGTTTTATCTTTAAAAGAGGTACAGCCTATAGCTCAACATTATTCTATTGATTTAGGACCAACTTTTTTTAAGGGAGAATTCGCTAGTAATTCGGGTAAAATCATGCAAGGGTATGTAGTTACGGAAATTCACTCTAATCAAGAGATGGAAGGGGTCATGACCCTTATCTTTGATGCTCACGCTGAAGCAAAATGGGAATTTAAGTTAACTGGTGTCGAATACAAAACACAAAACGGAAAATATGAAAAAGTAAAATTAAGAAAAGGTTCAAATCTCTTAATTATTGATGTAAGTGGATCTTTTCATGAGCCAATCATGTCTTTAGCGTTTGATTTTCCTGAAAAAATAGAGTTAAATGCACCTTTTTGGGGGGATAAATCAAACTTTTTAGCAATAGGACCATTTTACACGGATACAAGGCTTCAAATTGGAAAGCCTGTTCCAAAAACGATCCCATTGACAAAAGAATATTTACAAATGAGTGAGGTATCTTCCTTAAACGAATTAGAAGCATTTATAAAATGA
- a CDS encoding family 78 glycoside hydrolase catalytic domain: MKFKAIPNEHVCTDNVSLLSMFKEDIKIHTLGFQHQNMVLPNQSFTKVDPMDKGDTEYIIDFGKEYLGHIEFELEAEMGTIFDFFLFEGLHQDGRIEHTFSLNNSLRYIARNGRQVYRSYIPRGFRYMLLTIRNFSNPCKIFRIKVDVATFPTGNIGVFSSSDYQLNQIWEISKHTIRMCSQDTIIDCPAYEQALWTGDSYNISLMNYYTFGNYDLVRRCLRLISKSIYRSPLPESHVPSGWQNVLTAWSILWMMACKEYYRYSGDVEFIKEIYPELKLTVQRFKEFINEDGLLEIAAWNMLDWAPMDTEHNIVTHQNALLVDALRQSAYLASIIGEDEDENNFRNQAENLKQAINNHLWDEVDMVYVDSIHEDGTKSKTRSVQTNLIAFITGCAEGRRRKYVEKYIENPPGNFVQIKSPFVLFFYYQALMSLEKNDLVLDNIRDIYGHMLEHDATTCWEGWELIEGDFSRSHCHAWSAAPTYVFGVLFLGVKPLEPGFTKVEISPQLNGLKWIKGSVPIPQGKINIYCKDLGDYVDLRITLPDQVEAQIKAPTNNTKVLVNGQHYF; this comes from the coding sequence ATGAAATTTAAAGCAATTCCAAACGAACATGTTTGTACAGATAACGTGAGCCTTCTTTCTATGTTTAAAGAAGATATTAAGATCCATACTTTGGGTTTTCAACATCAAAATATGGTGTTGCCAAATCAGAGCTTTACGAAAGTAGATCCAATGGATAAAGGGGATACAGAATATATAATCGATTTTGGTAAGGAATACTTAGGTCATATTGAGTTTGAGCTTGAAGCTGAAATGGGTACAATTTTTGATTTTTTCTTATTTGAAGGTCTTCACCAAGATGGACGAATAGAACATACTTTTTCTTTGAATAACTCTCTCAGGTATATTGCGAGGAATGGTCGTCAAGTGTATCGTTCCTATATACCAAGAGGATTTCGCTATATGTTGCTAACTATTCGGAATTTTAGCAACCCATGTAAAATTTTCCGAATAAAGGTAGATGTAGCCACATTTCCAACAGGAAATATAGGGGTTTTTAGTAGCTCGGATTATCAATTAAATCAAATTTGGGAAATCTCCAAACATACAATAAGAATGTGTTCTCAAGATACAATCATTGATTGTCCAGCCTATGAACAAGCGCTTTGGACGGGGGATTCCTATAATATATCTTTAATGAATTACTATACATTTGGTAACTATGATTTAGTTAGAAGATGCTTAAGACTAATTTCAAAATCTATTTATCGATCTCCTCTACCAGAATCACATGTACCAAGTGGATGGCAAAATGTCTTAACAGCATGGTCCATTTTATGGATGATGGCATGTAAAGAATATTATCGATATTCTGGAGACGTAGAGTTTATTAAAGAGATTTATCCTGAACTTAAGCTGACAGTTCAACGTTTTAAAGAATTTATTAATGAAGATGGATTACTAGAAATTGCAGCCTGGAATATGCTTGATTGGGCACCAATGGATACAGAGCATAATATTGTTACTCATCAAAATGCACTCCTTGTTGATGCGTTAAGACAATCTGCTTATTTAGCATCGATTATTGGAGAAGATGAAGATGAAAATAACTTTAGAAACCAAGCAGAGAATCTTAAACAAGCAATAAACAATCATCTATGGGATGAAGTTGATATGGTTTATGTTGATAGCATTCATGAAGATGGTACTAAATCAAAAACTAGAAGTGTACAAACAAATTTAATTGCCTTTATTACAGGTTGTGCTGAGGGTCGACGCAGAAAATATGTAGAGAAATACATTGAAAATCCTCCTGGAAACTTTGTCCAAATTAAGAGTCCTTTCGTTCTGTTTTTCTATTATCAAGCTTTAATGAGTTTAGAGAAGAACGATTTAGTTTTAGATAATATACGAGATATATACGGACATATGTTAGAACATGATGCTACAACCTGCTGGGAAGGTTGGGAATTAATTGAAGGAGATTTCAGTCGCAGTCACTGTCACGCCTGGTCAGCAGCTCCGACTTATGTATTCGGAGTGCTCTTTTTAGGTGTTAAACCACTAGAACCAGGATTTACAAAAGTAGAGATCTCTCCTCAGTTAAATGGTCTAAAGTGGATAAAAGGGTCAGTCCCAATTCCACAAGGAAAGATCAATATTTATTGTAAAGATTTGGGGGACTATGTTGATTTACGAATTACCCTTCCAGATCAAGTTGAAGCACAGATCAAAGCACCAACGAATAATACAAAAGTTCTAGTGAATGGCCAACATTATTTTTAG